A stretch of the Arvicola amphibius chromosome 8, mArvAmp1.2, whole genome shotgun sequence genome encodes the following:
- the LOC119821477 gene encoding zinc finger protein 883-like isoform X3: MTFEDVAVYFCQEEWELLDETQRLLYLDVMLENFALISSLVCWHEAEAEEAACAPSVSPAEKPQVRTPKEGLPTQKTHPSDICATVLKDILHLNDLPAQKPYLTEVCANLLDQKHHRAKNWLQRDVDSLVKNCIFHVSGNPFICSKIGENFSAVWNLLQPQALPKGENPNKIKCGKAFHTNKNNSKSDEYKKPSSPQHRLLENQRVCSEKEGFGSSKRKQDLNKYTLVPPQTDQTEKRPYECRDCGKLFGQKATLRIHQRRHTGEKPYTCGECGKSFCQSSNLSEHCRVHSGERPYECVECGKAFGCHSSLLRHQRTHTGEWPYECRDCGRLFRQVVSLITHRRTHTTHKPYECGQCEKSFSHRATLTVHQRVHTGEKPYRCEECGKSFSQSANLIKHSKIHTGEKPYECGECGLCFRQRATLMKHQRTHTSERPYECRECGKFFKQYFYLIEHRRIHTTTEFYECEQCGKSYTQKATLVRHQRVHTGESPYKCEECGKAFEYKSRLDRHQRTHTGERPYECGKCGKFFRESYNLAEHQKIHTKAKPYNCDQCGKCFSRRADLVKHQRVHTGERPYTCGECGKTFSRTTNLVQHSRIHTGERPYECDQCGKSFSQVSTLTRHQLLHAGERPSK; encoded by the coding sequence TTTGTTGGCACGAAGCAGAGGCTGAAGAAGCTGCTTGTGCACCGAGTGTTTCACCAGCTGAAAAACCACAGGTCAGGACTCCAAAGGAGGGCCTGCCCACACAGAAGACTCATCCTTCTGACATCTGTGCCACAGTTCTGAAAGACATTTTACATCTGAATGACCTACCTGCGCAGAAACCATATTTGACTGAGGTGTGTGCAAACCTCCTGGACCAGAAGCATCATAGAGCCAAGAACTGGTTACAGAGAGATGTGGACTCCCTTGTGAAGAACTGTATATTCCATGTATCGGGGAACCCTTTCATCTGTAGTAAGATTGGAGAAAACTTCTCAGCTGTGTGGAATCTTCTCCAACCCCAGGCCCTTCCCAAAGGTGAGAATCCAAACAAAATTAAGTGTGGAAAGGCTTTtcacactaataaaaataattctaagtcGGATGAATATAAGAAACCTTCCAGCCCCCAGCACAGACTTCTTGAGAACCAGAGAGTTTGCAGTGAAAAGGAGGGGTTTGGATCTAGCAAACGTAAGCAAGACTTAAACAAGTACACACTTGTACCACCGCAGACAGACCAGACTGAAAAAAGACCATATGAGTGTCGTGACTGTGGAAAACTCTTTGGCCAAAAGGCCACGCTGAGAATACACCAGAGAcgtcatactggagaaaaaccataTACGTGTGGGGAATGTGGAAAGTCTTTCTGTCAGAGCTCCAACCTCAGCGAACACTGCAGAGTTCACAGTGGAGAGAGACCTTATGAGTGTGtagagtgtgggaaagccttcggGTGCCACTCTAGTCTTCTCCGGCACCAGAGAACGCACACCGGAGAGTGGCCATATGAATGCCGTGACTGCGGAAGACTGTTCAGACAGGTCGTCAGCCTGATCACGCACCGGAGGACCCACACTACACACAAGCCTTACGAATGCGGACAGTGTGAGAAATCCTTTAGTCACAGAGCCACTCTCACTGTTCACCAGAGAGTGCACACAGGGGAAAAGCCCTATCGCTGTGAagagtgtgggaagtccttcagcCAAAGTGCCAACCTCATTAAACACTCCaaaattcatactggagaaaagCCTTATGAGTGTGGGGAGTGTGGCCTCTGCTTTCGGCAAAGAGCCACCCTCATGAAACACCAGAGAACCCACACTTCAGAAAGGCCTTACGAATGTAGGGAATGTGGTAAGTTCTTTAAACAATACTTCTACCTCATTGAACACCGTAGGATTCACACCACAACAGAATTTTATGAGTGCGAGCAGTGCGGGAAATCCTACACGCAAAAGGCCACCCTTGTCAGACACCAGAGAGTCCACACGGGAGAAAGTCCTTATAAATGCgaggaatgtgggaaagcctttgaATACAAATCCAGACTTGATCGCCATCAGAGAACTCACACTGGGGAAAGGCCGTATGAGTGTGGCAAATGCGGGAAATTCTTCCGGGAGAGCTACAACCTAGCTGAACACCAGAAAATCCATACTAAAGCAAAGCCTTACAACTGTGATCAGTGTGGGAAATGTTTTAGCCGGAGAGCGGATCTGGTCAAACACCAGAGGGTTCACACTGGAGAACGGCCTTACACGTGTGGGGAATGTGGGAAGACCTTCAGTCGAACCACCAACCTTGTTCAGCACAGCAGAATCCACACTGGGGAGCGGCCGTATGAGTGTGACCAGTGTGGGAAATCTTTTAGCCAGGTTTCTACCCTCACCCGGCATCAGTTACTTCATGCTGGAGAAAGACCTTCTAAATAG
- the LOC119821477 gene encoding zinc finger protein 883-like isoform X2, translating into MVCTQDCMTFEDVAVYFCQEEWELLDETQRLLYLDVMLENFALISSLVCWHEAEAEEAACAPSVSPAEKPQVRTPKEGLPTQKTHPSDICATVLKDILHLNDLPAQKPYLTEVCANLLDQKHHRAKNWLQRDVDSLVKNCIFHVSGNPFICSKIGENFSAVWNLLQPQALPKGENPNKIKCGKAFHTNKNNSKSDEYKKPSSPQHRLLENQRVCSEKEGFGSSKRKQDLNKYTLVPPQTDQTEKRPYECRDCGKLFGQKATLRIHQRRHTGEKPYTCGECGKSFCQSSNLSEHCRVHSGERPYECVECGKAFGCHSSLLRHQRTHTGEWPYECRDCGRLFRQVVSLITHRRTHTTHKPYECGQCEKSFSHRATLTVHQRVHTGEKPYRCEECGKSFSQSANLIKHSKIHTGEKPYECGECGLCFRQRATLMKHQRTHTSERPYECRECGKFFKQYFYLIEHRRIHTTTEFYECEQCGKSYTQKATLVRHQRVHTGESPYKCEECGKAFEYKSRLDRHQRTHTGERPYECGKCGKFFRESYNLAEHQKIHTKAKPYNCDQCGKCFSRRADLVKHQRVHTGERPYTCGECGKTFSRTTNLVQHSRIHTGERPYECDQCGKSFSQVSTLTRHQLLHAGERPSK; encoded by the coding sequence TTTGTTGGCACGAAGCAGAGGCTGAAGAAGCTGCTTGTGCACCGAGTGTTTCACCAGCTGAAAAACCACAGGTCAGGACTCCAAAGGAGGGCCTGCCCACACAGAAGACTCATCCTTCTGACATCTGTGCCACAGTTCTGAAAGACATTTTACATCTGAATGACCTACCTGCGCAGAAACCATATTTGACTGAGGTGTGTGCAAACCTCCTGGACCAGAAGCATCATAGAGCCAAGAACTGGTTACAGAGAGATGTGGACTCCCTTGTGAAGAACTGTATATTCCATGTATCGGGGAACCCTTTCATCTGTAGTAAGATTGGAGAAAACTTCTCAGCTGTGTGGAATCTTCTCCAACCCCAGGCCCTTCCCAAAGGTGAGAATCCAAACAAAATTAAGTGTGGAAAGGCTTTtcacactaataaaaataattctaagtcGGATGAATATAAGAAACCTTCCAGCCCCCAGCACAGACTTCTTGAGAACCAGAGAGTTTGCAGTGAAAAGGAGGGGTTTGGATCTAGCAAACGTAAGCAAGACTTAAACAAGTACACACTTGTACCACCGCAGACAGACCAGACTGAAAAAAGACCATATGAGTGTCGTGACTGTGGAAAACTCTTTGGCCAAAAGGCCACGCTGAGAATACACCAGAGAcgtcatactggagaaaaaccataTACGTGTGGGGAATGTGGAAAGTCTTTCTGTCAGAGCTCCAACCTCAGCGAACACTGCAGAGTTCACAGTGGAGAGAGACCTTATGAGTGTGtagagtgtgggaaagccttcggGTGCCACTCTAGTCTTCTCCGGCACCAGAGAACGCACACCGGAGAGTGGCCATATGAATGCCGTGACTGCGGAAGACTGTTCAGACAGGTCGTCAGCCTGATCACGCACCGGAGGACCCACACTACACACAAGCCTTACGAATGCGGACAGTGTGAGAAATCCTTTAGTCACAGAGCCACTCTCACTGTTCACCAGAGAGTGCACACAGGGGAAAAGCCCTATCGCTGTGAagagtgtgggaagtccttcagcCAAAGTGCCAACCTCATTAAACACTCCaaaattcatactggagaaaagCCTTATGAGTGTGGGGAGTGTGGCCTCTGCTTTCGGCAAAGAGCCACCCTCATGAAACACCAGAGAACCCACACTTCAGAAAGGCCTTACGAATGTAGGGAATGTGGTAAGTTCTTTAAACAATACTTCTACCTCATTGAACACCGTAGGATTCACACCACAACAGAATTTTATGAGTGCGAGCAGTGCGGGAAATCCTACACGCAAAAGGCCACCCTTGTCAGACACCAGAGAGTCCACACGGGAGAAAGTCCTTATAAATGCgaggaatgtgggaaagcctttgaATACAAATCCAGACTTGATCGCCATCAGAGAACTCACACTGGGGAAAGGCCGTATGAGTGTGGCAAATGCGGGAAATTCTTCCGGGAGAGCTACAACCTAGCTGAACACCAGAAAATCCATACTAAAGCAAAGCCTTACAACTGTGATCAGTGTGGGAAATGTTTTAGCCGGAGAGCGGATCTGGTCAAACACCAGAGGGTTCACACTGGAGAACGGCCTTACACGTGTGGGGAATGTGGGAAGACCTTCAGTCGAACCACCAACCTTGTTCAGCACAGCAGAATCCACACTGGGGAGCGGCCGTATGAGTGTGACCAGTGTGGGAAATCTTTTAGCCAGGTTTCTACCCTCACCCGGCATCAGTTACTTCATGCTGGAGAAAGACCTTCTAAATAG